A single genomic interval of Spirosoma taeanense harbors:
- a CDS encoding DNA gyrase/topoisomerase IV subunit A — protein MMNNENQEPMDDDQAQPDATSAADGTEPIDAIEPDEQPIKIANEVLHDQTVVSGLYENYFLDYASYVILERAVPAVEDGLKPVQRRILHALKEMDDGRFNKVANVIGQTMQFHPHGDASIGEALVNIGQKELLFDTQGSWGDVRTGDGAAAPRYIEVRLSKFATDAIYNDKTTEWQLSYDGRKKEPVTLPVKFPLLLAQGVEGIAVGLSTKILPHNFNELIDASIQILKDKPVTLFPDFQTGGLVDVSNYNDGHRGGKVRVRARIEEVDKKTLAIRDVPFGVTTSQLIDSIVKAAELGKIRIKAPSRTVAAVVDNTAKDVEILVHLQPGVSPDVTIDALYAFTDCEVSISPNACVIIGDKPHFVSVTDILRVNTHQTVHLLQRELEIRRSELMERLLYASLEKIFIENRIYRKIEECETFEAVLATIDKALKPFKKQFYREITEDDLIRLTEIKIKRISKYDGFKADELMRKLEQDLTETEDNLANITRYTIAYYKDLQKKYGKGRERKTEIRAFNTIAASVVAAANQKLYVDREGGFIGYGLKKDEYVSDCSDIDDIIVFRRDGKCVVTKIQEKVFVGKDILYVSVFKKNDERKIYNLVYLDGKSGISMAKRFPVTGVTRDREYDLTMGNPKSKITYFSANDNGEAEVITINLTAQSSAKIKQFDFDFASVGIKNRSAQGNILTKYPVRKITQKTGGVSTLGGVDIWYDDHLGRLNRDERGKLLGNFDAKDSILVVYKDGQYELTNFDLTNRYEPNEIAVLMKFDPETVLSAVYYEANQKAWYVKRFKVETTSLDKKFSFIGDAKGSKNLAITVDRYPRIEIVHQVKDRGPLEKMVLEPEGFIEVRGWKALGNKLPFAKVKDVKLLAPKAGKEVPRTAPVAESLALDATEADEKESVQLGLFS, from the coding sequence ATGATGAACAACGAAAATCAGGAACCGATGGACGACGATCAGGCCCAGCCCGATGCAACCTCTGCTGCTGACGGTACTGAGCCCATCGACGCCATTGAACCGGATGAACAACCGATTAAAATAGCCAATGAAGTCCTGCACGATCAGACCGTCGTGTCAGGATTATATGAAAATTACTTTCTCGATTACGCATCTTACGTCATTCTCGAGCGGGCCGTACCCGCCGTGGAAGATGGGCTGAAGCCTGTTCAGCGCCGGATTCTGCACGCCCTGAAAGAGATGGACGATGGCCGCTTTAACAAGGTTGCCAACGTCATCGGGCAGACGATGCAGTTTCACCCCCATGGCGATGCGTCCATTGGCGAGGCCCTGGTAAACATTGGTCAGAAAGAACTGCTCTTCGATACGCAGGGCAGCTGGGGCGATGTGCGTACAGGCGACGGGGCTGCGGCTCCGCGTTACATTGAGGTGCGTCTGTCGAAGTTTGCCACCGATGCGATTTACAACGACAAAACGACCGAATGGCAGTTATCCTATGATGGCCGGAAGAAAGAGCCGGTAACCCTTCCCGTCAAGTTTCCGCTGCTGCTGGCGCAGGGTGTGGAAGGTATCGCCGTGGGCCTGTCGACCAAGATTTTACCGCACAACTTCAACGAACTGATCGATGCATCGATTCAGATTCTGAAAGATAAACCTGTTACACTGTTTCCCGATTTCCAGACTGGCGGACTAGTTGACGTCAGCAATTACAATGATGGGCACCGGGGCGGTAAAGTACGCGTGCGGGCGCGAATCGAAGAAGTCGATAAAAAAACGCTCGCGATCCGCGACGTGCCGTTTGGCGTAACCACTTCGCAGCTGATCGACTCGATTGTGAAGGCGGCCGAACTGGGAAAAATCCGGATCAAGGCACCCAGCCGGACCGTAGCAGCTGTAGTGGATAATACGGCGAAAGACGTTGAGATTCTCGTCCATCTGCAGCCCGGCGTTTCGCCCGACGTAACGATCGACGCGCTCTACGCTTTTACCGACTGCGAAGTGTCGATCTCACCCAATGCCTGCGTAATCATCGGCGATAAACCCCACTTCGTCAGCGTAACCGATATCTTGCGCGTCAATACTCACCAGACGGTTCATCTGCTACAACGCGAGCTGGAGATTCGGCGTAGTGAGTTGATGGAGCGGCTGCTCTATGCCTCGCTGGAAAAGATTTTTATTGAGAACCGGATCTATCGGAAAATCGAAGAATGCGAAACGTTCGAGGCTGTGCTGGCAACGATCGACAAAGCGCTCAAGCCGTTTAAGAAGCAGTTCTACCGCGAAATTACGGAGGATGACCTGATTCGCCTGACCGAAATCAAGATCAAGCGGATTTCGAAGTACGACGGCTTCAAAGCGGACGAGCTGATGCGGAAGCTGGAGCAGGATCTGACCGAAACGGAAGATAACCTGGCCAACATTACCCGCTACACGATCGCGTATTACAAGGATCTGCAGAAGAAGTACGGCAAAGGTCGTGAGCGTAAAACGGAAATCCGGGCGTTCAACACCATTGCTGCGAGCGTCGTGGCGGCTGCTAACCAGAAGCTGTACGTCGACCGCGAAGGCGGCTTCATTGGGTATGGTTTGAAAAAAGACGAGTATGTCAGCGACTGCTCCGACATCGACGACATTATCGTGTTCCGGCGCGACGGTAAGTGCGTCGTGACCAAGATACAAGAGAAGGTGTTCGTCGGCAAGGATATTCTCTACGTCTCGGTTTTTAAGAAAAATGACGAGCGGAAGATTTATAACCTGGTTTATCTGGACGGTAAGTCAGGTATTTCGATGGCGAAACGATTCCCCGTGACGGGCGTGACGCGCGACCGCGAGTACGATCTGACGATGGGCAATCCGAAGTCGAAGATTACGTACTTCAGCGCAAACGACAACGGCGAGGCTGAAGTGATTACGATCAATCTGACGGCGCAGAGTTCGGCCAAGATCAAGCAGTTCGACTTCGATTTTGCCAGCGTTGGTATCAAGAACCGCTCGGCGCAGGGGAATATTCTGACGAAGTATCCGGTTCGGAAGATCACCCAGAAAACAGGTGGCGTATCAACCCTGGGGGGAGTCGATATCTGGTATGATGATCACCTGGGGCGGCTGAACCGCGATGAACGGGGCAAACTGCTGGGTAACTTCGACGCGAAAGACAGCATTCTGGTCGTTTATAAAGACGGGCAGTACGAACTGACCAACTTTGATTTGACCAACCGGTACGAGCCAAACGAAATAGCGGTCCTGATGAAGTTTGATCCTGAAACGGTGCTGTCGGCGGTGTATTACGAAGCCAACCAGAAGGCGTGGTACGTCAAACGGTTCAAGGTCGAAACAACTTCTCTTGACAAGAAATTTAGTTTCATCGGCGACGCCAAAGGATCGAAAAATCTCGCCATAACGGTCGATCGCTACCCGAGAATCGAGATTGTCCATCAGGTAAAAGATCGCGGGCCGCTTGAGAAGATGGTGCTGGAACCGGAAGGCTTTATTGAGGTGCGCGGCTGGAAAGCCCTGGGGAATAAACTGCCTTTCGCTAAAGTCAAAGACGTTAAACTGCTGGCGCCAAAAGCCGGTAAAGAAGTCCCCAGGACGGCCCCGGTTGCTGAGTCACTGGCACTTGATGCAACGGAAGCCGACGAAAAGGAGTCCGTGCAGTTAGGATTGTTTTCATAA
- a CDS encoding D-2-hydroxyacid dehydrogenase gives MQLFVNPAFSDSLKARLRQQLPADVTVVFRHDLPDESAQRAAFLSADLVLGNPPAAWFTQSPANLKFWQLDSAGFDGFREVQTSAVVANMGDYFAWPCAETMVAGILGFYRRIPELVQLQERSEWVGAPIRTRTGLLRRKRVVILGTGTIGQAVRQMLTGFDCVIQMLARTDPQADLHSKDDLRQVLPQTDIVVNCLPGTVAGFFSADLIGAMAPGSIYANVGRGSTTDEPALIQALQTGAIGGAVLDVTATEPLPADSPLWTLPNVLLTQHTGGGQPAEDDGKVVQFLKNLQRFRAGEPVDDAVALGRGY, from the coding sequence ATGCAGCTATTTGTTAATCCTGCTTTCAGCGATTCGCTGAAAGCCCGCTTGCGGCAGCAGCTTCCCGCCGATGTGACTGTCGTATTTCGCCACGACCTGCCCGACGAATCCGCTCAGCGGGCCGCTTTTCTGTCCGCCGACCTGGTGCTGGGTAACCCACCCGCGGCCTGGTTTACACAGTCGCCAGCCAATCTGAAATTCTGGCAGCTCGACTCGGCCGGCTTCGACGGTTTCCGGGAGGTGCAGACCAGCGCCGTCGTTGCCAATATGGGCGATTATTTCGCCTGGCCCTGCGCCGAAACCATGGTGGCCGGGATTCTGGGTTTTTACCGCCGTATTCCTGAACTGGTGCAGCTACAGGAGCGCAGCGAGTGGGTTGGCGCGCCGATCCGTACCCGTACGGGTTTGCTCCGACGTAAGCGCGTCGTTATTCTCGGCACCGGCACCATCGGCCAGGCCGTCCGGCAGATGCTGACCGGCTTCGACTGCGTTATTCAGATGCTTGCCCGCACCGACCCGCAGGCCGATCTGCATTCTAAAGACGACCTAAGGCAGGTGCTGCCCCAGACCGACATCGTGGTCAACTGTCTGCCGGGAACGGTCGCTGGCTTTTTCTCGGCTGATCTGATCGGAGCCATGGCACCGGGCAGTATCTATGCCAACGTCGGGCGGGGGAGTACTACCGACGAACCGGCTCTGATTCAGGCGCTGCAGACCGGGGCCATTGGCGGGGCCGTACTGGACGTAACGGCTACCGAACCGCTGCCCGCCGACAGTCCGCTGTGGACGCTGCCGAATGTGCTGCTCACCCAGCATACGGGCGGAGGACAACCAGCCGAAGACGATGGAAAAGTCGTGCAATTTCTGAAAAATCTGCAGCGCTTCCGGGCGGGCGAACCGGTCGATGACGCCGTGGCGCTGGGACGGGGTTATTAA
- a CDS encoding acetylxylan esterase, with translation MKRLLLILCLFQINDLVAQPAERLVKVIVSPDHADWLYKLGEPVRFTVAVYRSNVLLPAARLRYEIGPEKMEPTRKETVTLKNGTLALDGGTMRTAGFLRCVATAEVDGKEYRGLATAAFDPLSIQPTVANPADFRQFWDNAKADLAKVPMDARMTLLPERCTELTNVYQLNLQNINNSRFYGILSVPKKEGKYPAILRVPGAGVRPYNGLIAEADKGFITLEVGIHGVPVTMDASVYDNLSRGPLNGYQAANLDDRDRYYYKRVYLGCVRAVDFLTSLPQYDGQNLAVTGGSQGGALSIVTAGLDSRVKWLGAYYPALADVTGYLHGRAGGWPHLFAGDNLAYNNKPDRIRTTGYYDVVNFARLVNVPGYYSWGYNDETCPPTSMYAAFNVIPGPKTLDVYHDTGHWTYPEQTEKMTGWLMAQLNGAK, from the coding sequence ATGAAGCGACTGTTACTTATTCTTTGCCTTTTTCAGATTAATGACCTGGTTGCTCAGCCTGCTGAACGGCTCGTTAAGGTCATTGTTTCACCCGACCATGCCGACTGGTTGTATAAACTAGGCGAACCCGTCCGGTTTACGGTAGCGGTGTATCGCAGTAACGTTCTGCTGCCGGCGGCCCGACTGCGGTATGAGATCGGGCCGGAGAAAATGGAGCCGACCCGTAAAGAAACCGTAACGCTGAAAAATGGTACCCTGGCGCTCGACGGCGGCACGATGCGTACTGCCGGGTTTCTGCGCTGCGTCGCCACCGCCGAAGTGGACGGCAAAGAGTACCGGGGACTGGCTACGGCTGCGTTCGATCCCCTGAGCATCCAGCCAACCGTCGCGAATCCCGCCGACTTCCGGCAGTTCTGGGATAATGCGAAAGCCGATCTGGCGAAAGTGCCCATGGATGCCCGCATGACGCTGCTGCCCGAGCGCTGCACCGAGCTGACGAATGTGTACCAGCTGAATCTCCAGAACATTAATAACTCCCGCTTTTATGGAATTCTGTCCGTGCCCAAGAAAGAAGGGAAATATCCGGCCATTCTGCGGGTGCCGGGCGCGGGCGTGCGGCCTTATAACGGTCTGATCGCCGAAGCCGATAAAGGCTTCATTACGCTGGAGGTAGGCATCCACGGCGTTCCCGTTACGATGGACGCCAGCGTGTACGACAACCTGAGCCGCGGGCCGCTGAATGGCTACCAGGCGGCTAACCTCGACGACCGGGACCGCTACTATTATAAGCGCGTGTATTTGGGCTGCGTTCGGGCGGTGGATTTCCTAACGAGCCTGCCCCAGTACGACGGACAGAATCTGGCCGTAACGGGTGGCAGTCAGGGAGGGGCCTTATCCATTGTGACGGCTGGACTGGATAGTCGGGTGAAATGGCTCGGAGCCTACTACCCGGCCCTGGCCGACGTAACGGGCTACCTCCACGGCCGGGCGGGCGGCTGGCCGCACCTCTTCGCGGGCGATAACCTGGCGTATAACAATAAACCCGACCGCATCCGGACGACGGGCTATTACGACGTCGTTAACTTTGCCCGGCTGGTCAACGTACCCGGCTATTATTCCTGGGGTTACAACGACGAAACCTGTCCGCCAACGTCTATGTACGCAGCCTTTAACGTCATCCCCGGCCCCAAAACGCTGGACGTGTATCATGACACCGGCCACTGGACGTATCCTGAACAAACCGAGAAAATGACCGGCTGGCTGATGGCCCAGCTAAACGGAGCGAAGTAA
- a CDS encoding lipoprotein N-acyltransferase Lnb domain-containing protein, with the protein MTKSASWLARIALVLALTVFGLRPGASIAQTLSPAARISLLTVGPGEDLYSVFGHTAIRINDPAQNMDLTFGWGGFRYEDNFYVKFLRGTLPYYIDAYEMYPFLYAYQVENRTVREQVLNLTPAQKEQLFAVIQTNMRPENRTYQYKFFYDNCATRPRDKIAEACGDSLTIPTRLKMTGKSYRDWMNLYLDKSAKPWAKLGMNLAIGQPADEQTDGWHAMYLPDQVHDQLARATLKQTNGQVVPLVASDQTLYNAQQTFRQQLPFVFDPHVVFALLAIVVTVFTIRRYQIGRVDRWLDRLLFAVVGFLGWFLFLLWVATDHGVTAWNPTLLYLMPLHLPLIYWATGRNTTARRRTVYFGSAAVLILLGMFLSKVPGGVDVLFPLTLLVRCIVNLQPVRRGQQMPARVA; encoded by the coding sequence ATGACTAAGTCGGCATCGTGGCTGGCTCGAATCGCATTGGTGCTGGCGTTAACCGTATTCGGTCTTCGACCTGGGGCTTCAATAGCCCAGACGCTGTCGCCAGCCGCCCGGATAAGCTTGCTGACGGTAGGACCGGGCGAAGATCTGTATTCCGTGTTCGGTCATACGGCCATTCGGATCAATGACCCGGCGCAGAATATGGACCTGACGTTTGGCTGGGGTGGGTTTCGGTATGAAGATAATTTCTACGTGAAATTCCTGCGCGGCACCCTGCCGTACTATATTGATGCGTATGAAATGTATCCGTTTCTGTACGCCTATCAGGTCGAGAACCGTACCGTCCGGGAACAGGTATTGAACCTGACCCCGGCGCAGAAAGAACAGCTTTTTGCGGTCATACAGACCAATATGCGTCCCGAAAACCGGACGTATCAGTATAAATTCTTTTACGACAACTGTGCTACCCGTCCCCGCGATAAAATCGCCGAAGCCTGTGGGGACAGCCTGACGATTCCAACGCGCCTGAAGATGACCGGCAAGTCCTATCGCGACTGGATGAACCTGTATCTGGATAAGAGCGCAAAACCCTGGGCCAAGCTGGGCATGAATCTGGCCATTGGTCAACCCGCCGACGAGCAGACGGACGGGTGGCATGCCATGTATCTGCCCGATCAGGTACACGACCAGCTTGCACGGGCCACCCTGAAGCAGACTAACGGGCAGGTGGTTCCCCTGGTCGCGTCCGACCAGACATTGTATAACGCTCAGCAAACCTTTCGGCAGCAGTTACCATTTGTTTTTGATCCACACGTCGTGTTTGCTCTGCTGGCCATTGTGGTTACGGTGTTCACCATCCGACGGTATCAGATCGGGCGCGTAGATCGCTGGCTCGACCGGCTGTTGTTCGCCGTTGTGGGCTTTCTGGGCTGGTTTCTATTTCTGCTCTGGGTGGCTACTGACCACGGTGTAACGGCCTGGAACCCGACGCTCCTTTACCTCATGCCGCTGCATCTTCCCCTGATTTACTGGGCAACGGGCCGCAACACTACCGCTCGTCGGCGGACGGTTTACTTTGGCAGCGCGGCCGTTCTGATTCTGCTTGGTATGTTCCTGTCGAAGGTGCCCGGCGGGGTCGATGTTCTGTTTCCTCTGACGCTGCTCGTCCGGTGTATCGTGAATCTGCAACCGGTTCGGCGGGGGCAGCAGATGCCGGCCCGGGTAGCCTGA
- the rsmI gene encoding 16S rRNA (cytidine(1402)-2'-O)-methyltransferase gives MKLFLVPTPIGNLDDITLRAIKVLQNADAILAEDTRTSGVLLRHLGISKPLHSYHIFNEHQTVQRLVGQMKEGKTLALVSDAGTPGISDPGFLLVRECIKNDIPVECLPGPTALVPALVNSGLPNDRFTFEGFLPHKKGRQTRLMELTEEERTMVFYESPHRLLKTLGQFAEVFGPDRPASVSRELTKVFEENRRGALSELITYFAEKTVKGELVICVQGREPVRRGSAEKRRMFEQDEDTEDDD, from the coding sequence ATGAAACTGTTTCTCGTACCAACGCCCATTGGTAACCTCGACGATATTACGTTGCGGGCCATTAAGGTCCTGCAGAACGCCGACGCGATTCTGGCCGAAGATACCCGCACGTCGGGGGTGCTGCTGCGGCACCTCGGCATCAGCAAGCCGCTTCACAGCTACCATATCTTCAACGAACACCAGACCGTGCAGCGGTTGGTGGGTCAGATGAAAGAAGGTAAAACGCTCGCCCTGGTTTCGGATGCTGGTACGCCCGGGATTTCGGACCCCGGCTTTCTGCTGGTGCGGGAGTGCATTAAGAACGACATTCCGGTCGAGTGCCTGCCCGGCCCGACGGCGCTTGTGCCCGCCCTGGTCAACTCCGGTCTGCCCAACGACCGCTTTACGTTCGAAGGGTTTTTGCCCCATAAAAAAGGCCGTCAGACGCGTCTGATGGAACTGACCGAGGAGGAGCGGACGATGGTATTCTATGAGTCGCCCCACCGGCTGCTCAAAACGCTCGGTCAGTTTGCCGAGGTCTTTGGTCCCGACCGGCCTGCCAGCGTCTCGCGGGAGCTGACCAAGGTATTCGAGGAAAATCGGCGCGGGGCGTTGTCCGAACTTATTACGTATTTTGCCGAAAAAACAGTAAAAGGTGAGCTTGTTATTTGTGTTCAGGGAAGAGAACCGGTCCGGCGAGGGTCGGCCGAAAAGCGACGAATGTTTGAACAGGATGAGGATACGGAAGACGATGACTAA
- a CDS encoding RidA family protein, with product MANKIQVLHPEVKEGFKTGAYSPGVICDGWLYVSGQAAVDYPNGQYVLGTIEEETHRTMQNVQQILEAAGCTWDDVVKSTVHLADIKDFAAYNEVYASYFPGIKPARTTVQSGLGNGIKVEIDVVAKVP from the coding sequence ATGGCAAACAAAATTCAGGTGCTACATCCCGAGGTTAAAGAAGGCTTTAAAACCGGCGCGTATTCGCCCGGCGTCATCTGCGATGGCTGGCTGTACGTATCCGGGCAGGCTGCCGTGGATTACCCCAACGGTCAGTACGTCCTCGGCACCATCGAGGAAGAAACGCACCGCACCATGCAGAACGTCCAGCAGATTCTCGAAGCGGCTGGCTGCACGTGGGACGATGTCGTGAAGAGCACCGTCCACCTGGCCGATATTAAGGATTTTGCCGCCTACAACGAGGTGTATGCCAGTTATTTCCCCGGCATCAAACCCGCCCGCACAACGGTTCAGTCGGGCCTGGGTAACGGCATCAAGGTCGAGATTGACGTAGTCGCCAAAGTGCCCTGA
- a CDS encoding D-TA family PLP-dependent enzyme, translating to MAWYDVQNPDAIASPALLVYPDRVLNNIRLTIRLTGGDAARLRPHVKTHKMRAVTELLLDEGIRQFKCATLKEARMLAEAGGAYAGQTDVMLAYPLVGPAVTQLAALRAEFPAVRFSCLIDASASAQRLSDAFPDDPLDVYIDLNVGMNRTGIRPSDAPALYEFARNLPGIRVVGLHAYDGHIRNTDLDQRRHHADETFALADGVRQAIDWKPGGLRPQLVMGGTPTFALHARQSDVVVSPGTFVFWDAGYGQTLPDLPFDVAAVLLTRVISVIDEQTLCLDLGHKSVAAENPLPRVIFLNQPDAQPVGQSEEHLVVRVANAHDHPPGTVWYGVPIHICPTVNLYDSVSVVVDGQYVDTWPVTARGH from the coding sequence ATGGCCTGGTATGACGTTCAGAATCCCGACGCCATCGCTTCCCCGGCCCTGCTGGTGTATCCCGACCGGGTACTCAATAATATCCGGCTGACCATTCGGCTGACCGGGGGCGATGCGGCTCGGCTGCGGCCACACGTAAAAACGCACAAGATGCGCGCCGTGACCGAGCTGCTGCTGGACGAAGGCATCCGGCAGTTCAAATGCGCTACGCTTAAAGAAGCCCGGATGCTGGCCGAAGCGGGTGGCGCCTATGCGGGTCAGACCGACGTCATGCTGGCTTATCCGCTGGTCGGACCGGCGGTGACGCAACTGGCCGCCCTGCGGGCCGAGTTTCCGGCGGTTCGGTTTTCCTGCCTGATCGATGCGTCGGCTTCCGCCCAACGCCTGTCGGATGCGTTCCCGGATGATCCGCTGGATGTTTATATCGACCTTAACGTTGGCATGAACCGAACGGGCATTCGCCCATCCGATGCCCCCGCCCTGTATGAATTTGCACGAAACCTGCCCGGTATTCGGGTAGTGGGCCTGCATGCTTACGACGGCCACATTCGTAACACCGACCTCGACCAGCGTCGCCACCACGCCGACGAAACCTTCGCGCTGGCCGATGGCGTACGGCAGGCGATTGACTGGAAGCCCGGCGGCTTACGTCCGCAATTGGTCATGGGCGGAACGCCCACCTTTGCCCTGCACGCCCGACAGTCGGACGTAGTGGTTAGCCCCGGCACCTTCGTTTTCTGGGATGCGGGCTACGGACAAACCCTGCCCGACTTACCATTTGACGTAGCGGCCGTGCTACTGACTCGGGTCATTTCGGTCATTGATGAGCAAACGCTTTGTCTGGATCTGGGACACAAATCCGTTGCGGCCGAAAACCCGCTGCCCCGGGTCATATTTCTGAATCAGCCCGATGCGCAGCCCGTTGGTCAGAGCGAAGAGCATCTGGTGGTGCGCGTGGCCAATGCCCACGACCACCCGCCGGGTACGGTCTGGTATGGCGTTCCGATTCATATCTGTCCCACGGTCAATTTATACGATTCGGTCAGCGTCGTAGTGGATGGTCAGTACGTGGATACCTGGCCCGTCACCGCGCGCGGCCACTAA
- a CDS encoding dipeptidase, which produces MFIIDTHLDLALNAIEWNRDYRLPVSAIRASEQGMTDKIDRGNNVVSLPELRKGNIGLVVATQIARVNTANGNLPGAGWNSPPQAWAMTQAQLAWYQAMETAGPDGRPEMVQINSRAGLDAHVARWLDDSEPADAKPVGYMLSLEGADSLIDLSYVERTYGYGLRAIGPAHYSTGRYAPGTGLSGRLTPLGRELLREMGRLNMILDVTHLTDEGFDEALSLYKGPIWASHHNCRALVPHQRQLTDEQIKVLLERGSVIGGCFDAWMLKPGFTQRISNPADFDIRLETIVDHYDHICQLAGNSLHCAIGSDLDGTYGREQSPTDLDTIADLQSLKSRLTDRGYSPTDIANIFHGNALRFLRSALP; this is translated from the coding sequence ATGTTCATTATTGATACCCACCTCGACCTTGCTCTGAACGCCATTGAATGGAACCGCGATTACCGCCTGCCAGTATCGGCCATCCGCGCGTCTGAACAGGGTATGACCGATAAGATCGACCGGGGGAATAACGTCGTTTCGCTGCCCGAGCTTCGCAAGGGCAACATCGGCCTGGTCGTTGCTACGCAGATTGCCCGCGTGAACACAGCCAATGGTAACCTGCCCGGTGCAGGCTGGAACTCGCCCCCGCAGGCCTGGGCCATGACGCAGGCTCAGTTGGCCTGGTATCAGGCCATGGAAACCGCCGGGCCGGATGGCCGACCGGAGATGGTGCAGATCAACAGCCGGGCGGGGCTGGATGCGCACGTTGCCCGCTGGCTGGACGACAGCGAACCCGCTGATGCAAAGCCGGTGGGGTATATGCTGAGTCTCGAAGGCGCGGATTCACTGATTGACCTTTCGTATGTGGAGCGGACTTATGGCTACGGCCTCCGGGCCATTGGACCGGCTCATTACAGCACCGGACGGTACGCACCCGGTACGGGTCTGTCGGGGCGGCTGACGCCGTTGGGCCGCGAACTGCTGCGCGAAATGGGCCGGCTGAACATGATTCTGGATGTTACGCACCTGACCGACGAAGGCTTCGACGAGGCCCTATCGCTCTACAAAGGCCCCATCTGGGCCAGTCACCACAACTGCCGGGCCCTGGTCCCCCATCAGCGCCAGTTGACCGACGAGCAAATTAAAGTTTTACTTGAACGCGGTTCGGTCATTGGCGGCTGCTTTGATGCCTGGATGCTTAAACCCGGCTTTACGCAGCGGATCAGCAATCCGGCTGATTTTGACATTCGGCTGGAAACCATCGTGGATCATTACGACCATATCTGTCAGTTGGCGGGCAACTCCCTCCACTGCGCGATCGGTTCCGATCTCGACGGAACGTACGGTCGCGAACAGTCGCCTACCGATCTCGATACCATTGCCGATCTGCAATCGCTGAAGAGCCGTCTGACTGACCGGGGGTATTCGCCGACGGATATTGCCAACATTTTTCACGGTAATGCCCTTCGGTTTTTACGTTCAGCCCTACCTTAA
- a CDS encoding right-handed parallel beta-helix repeat-containing protein: protein MMQTRKYLLIGSLLLSVIVIIANRLNAAVKKRQPLGRESAWTSVPDHVKRSASTFTPKRIITSGGQYDGTRMGVGPGDTVGIQGTLPNLILKDFTGAPGKPIVFINYGDKAVIQGTTRNNGNFTISGCSYILVTGSGVAGIRHGFEVSSTFKDVSALVVAGKSTNIEIERVEVSQSGFAGMMIKTDPNKNDESTWLNKFVMQDVHVHHNYVHDTRGEGLYIGNSFWNKGRNGMYPHEIRGLHVHHNVIENAGCEGIQYSCSPGARVHHNRISKTGVSPFSNSQNAGVQISGGSSGDFYQNTIDSAQGIGLIIVGALRGGDSLRISNVSVRHSNLFAGTGSLPAETCGVFVDERETPPGIPGGGTLLFTNVTVDGARLDGFRFYNETQQNVVSRCVVKNFTRSAFDRSPKTVPLLVDRRTITGAGVVAKGIGYQK from the coding sequence ATGATGCAAACCAGAAAGTACCTGCTTATTGGAAGCCTGCTGCTGAGCGTAATCGTCATCATCGCGAATAGACTCAACGCGGCAGTGAAGAAACGTCAGCCCCTTGGCCGGGAAAGCGCCTGGACTTCCGTTCCAGATCACGTAAAGCGGTCGGCCAGCACCTTTACACCAAAACGGATCATTACGTCGGGCGGGCAGTACGACGGTACCCGCATGGGCGTCGGCCCCGGCGATACGGTCGGGATTCAGGGCACGCTGCCTAACCTGATCCTGAAGGATTTTACCGGAGCGCCGGGCAAGCCGATTGTGTTTATCAATTACGGCGATAAAGCGGTTATTCAGGGTACAACTAGGAACAACGGCAATTTTACCATTTCGGGCTGTTCGTATATCCTCGTGACGGGTTCGGGCGTGGCGGGCATCCGTCATGGCTTTGAAGTAAGCAGTACGTTCAAAGACGTATCGGCGCTGGTGGTGGCGGGCAAATCCACCAACATTGAGATCGAACGCGTGGAGGTGTCGCAGTCCGGCTTTGCGGGTATGATGATCAAGACCGACCCGAACAAAAACGACGAATCGACCTGGCTGAATAAGTTTGTGATGCAGGATGTGCATGTGCACCACAATTACGTCCACGACACGCGGGGCGAGGGCCTGTATATCGGCAACAGCTTCTGGAACAAGGGTCGAAATGGTATGTACCCGCACGAGATTCGGGGGCTGCACGTGCACCATAATGTAATCGAGAACGCCGGTTGCGAGGGAATCCAGTACAGTTGTTCGCCCGGAGCCAGGGTGCACCATAACCGCATCAGCAAGACTGGTGTGTCTCCCTTCTCGAACAGCCAGAACGCAGGCGTTCAGATTTCTGGGGGCTCATCGGGCGATTTTTATCAGAACACAATCGATTCAGCGCAGGGCATCGGGCTGATTATTGTCGGCGCGTTACGTGGGGGCGACAGCCTCCGGATTAGCAACGTATCGGTCAGGCATTCCAACCTTTTTGCTGGCACGGGAAGCCTGCCCGCCGAAACCTGTGGCGTGTTTGTAGATGAACGGGAAACACCACCAGGAATTCCGGGCGGTGGAACGCTGCTGTTTACGAACGTAACCGTCGATGGAGCCCGTCTGGATGGCTTTCGCTTTTACAACGAAACGCAGCAGAACGTCGTGAGCCGGTGCGTGGTGAAGAATTTTACGCGCTCGGCCTTTGACCGCTCTCCCAAAACCGTGCCGCTGCTGGTCGATCGAAGAACCATAACGGGCGCGGGTGTAGTGGCAAAGGGCATAGGCTATCAGAAATAA